The genomic DNA TGTCGCAGCTTCGTGTCGAGCCCGATGAGGAAGAACACGTGGCCAGGATACGGGTCGTCGTCCCGCGAACGCGCCCCGGACCTCCCCTCGATCCTGCCTCCCCGCAACTTGCGATAGCCCCTTCATGGCAGTCAGTCAACTTTGCGATTGTCGCAACTACTGGCTATGGTCGACCGCGGCGCTGAGGACAACCGTTGCCTACGAAAGGGGATCGGCGTTCATGACTACACCGAATCGTGCGGGTGCGACGCCCGACGGCGGGGCCGCACAAGGCCCCGGCCCCGGCCCGGGGCTGACCACCCGTCGCGGGGTCCTCGGCGGAGGCCTGGGACTGGGCCTGAGCGCCGTCCTGGCCGCCTGCGGTGACGGCGCGGTCCCGGTGCAGCAGGTCGACCTCGAGGGCCCGCCGCAGCAGGGCGGCACCGTCCGCGTCGGCTTCGTCGGCGGCGGCGCCTCCGACACCCTCGATGGTGCGATCGCCACCAACCTCGGCGACATCGCCCGCGCCGTGAACATGTACAACACGCTGCTGTACTTCGATGACGACTACGTCCTCCAACCCCTGCTGGCCACCTCGGTCACCCCCAATGACGACGCGACCGTGTGGACCGCCGAGCTGCGCGAGGACGTCTCCTTCTGCGACGGGCGGCCGATGACGGCCGAGGACGTCATCGCCAGCTTCGAGCGGATCATCGACCCCGAGGATCCCAAGAGCGGCGCCGCCGCCCTCGGCCATCTCGAGGAGATCGTCAAGACCGGGGAGCACACCCTCGAGTTCCGCCTGTCCACCTCGGACACCGCACTGGACGAGGAGCTCGGCCAGTACACCTCGATCATCGTCCCGGCTGATTTCACGGTCGAGGACCCGGTGGGCACCGGCCCGTTCATGCTCGAGAGCTTCACTGCCGCCCAGTCCACAGTGCTCACGCGCAACCCGCACTACTGGGGCGCGGACGGCCCGTACCTCGACGAGATCAGCCTGTTGAACTTCAACGACACCGACGCGCTGATCAATGCGCTGCTATCCAACCAGGTCGACGCCGTCGCCCAGATCCCGCCGGCGCTCACCGAGGTCATCGCCTCCGACGAGCGCATCCGGATCCTGAACTCCGAGACCGGCATGTACCTGCCCTTCACCATGCGCGTGGACAAGGCGCCCTTCGACGACGAGCGCGTGCGCCAGGCCTTCCGCCTCGCCGCCGACCGCGAGGGCATGGTCGAGCAGGTCCTCTCCGGCAAGGGGACCATCGGCAATGACATGTTCGCCGTCTTCGACCCCGCCTATCCCGACCAGCTGCCCCAGCGCGCCCAGGACATCGCCGAGGCGAAGCGGCTGCTGGCCGAGGCCGGGTACCCCGACGGCCTGGAGGTCGAGCTGGCCACTGCTCCCATCCAGGCCGGCGTGGTCGAAGCCGCACAGGTCTTCGCCGAGCACGCCGCCGACGCCGGCATCACCGTGACCATCAACCGGATGGACCTCACCGCCTACTGGACGGATTACCTGGGGTACGACTTCTCGCAGTCGTTCTGGTACACCCGCAACTTCCTCGCCCAGGCGAACGCCGCCGTCACCCCCGGGGCTCCGTTCAACGAGACGCACTGGGACGACGAGGAGTTCAACGCGCTGGTCGAGCAGGCCCGCGCCGAGGTCGACGAGGCCGCTCGCGGCGAGCTCGTGCTGCAGGCGCAGCAGATCCTGTACGACCGCGGCGGCTACCTCGTCTGGGGATTCGCCAACCAGGTCGATGCCTACCAGGGCTACCTCGGCGGCTTCGTCGAGAACCGCACGGGCATCCCGCTGTCAGGTTTTCGGCTGGACCGCGTGTGGATCGGAGAGACCAAGTGATCGCCAAGCTCATCGTCCGTCGGCTGGCCATCAGCCTCGTGATCCTGTTCGCCGTCTCCCTGCTCATCTTCTGCGCCACGCTGCTGCTGCCCGGCGACCCGGCCCGGGCGATCCTCGGCCAGCAGGCGACCCCGGAGCGGATCGCCGCGCTGCATCAGCAGATGCATCTGGACCAGCCCGCCTGGCAGCGCTACTTCTCCTGGCTGGGCGGACTGCTCACAGGCGACCTGGGCACCTCGGTCGCCTCGGGGCAGTCGGTCGCCGAGCTGCTGCGCGACCGGATCGGAGCCTCGGTGTTCCTCATGGTCGCCGCGGCGCTGATCAGCGTCCCGGCCGGCATTGCCCTGGGCGTCTGGTCGGCGCTGCGCCGCGGCCGCGCCGCGGACACCGCGATCACCGGCGTCTCCCTGGTGCTGGCGGCGCTGCCGGAGTTCGTCATCGGCATCGCCCTGGTCGCGTTCTTCTCCACCACGGTGCTGACCGTCCTGCCGGCGGTGACGATGTCTCCGCCGGGCAGTCAGGTGTGGGACTTCCCGAGCCAGCTGATCCTGCCCACCGCCGTCCTGGTGCTGGTGGTGACCCCCTACATCGCGCGGATGATGCGCGCGACCATGCTCGAGGTGCTCGACTCCGGCTATGTCGAGATGGCCCGGCTCAAGGGCGTCCCCGAGCGCCGGGTGATCCTGCGTCACGCCCTGCCGCACGCCATCGGCCCAGTCGCCCAGGTGGTCGCGATCCAGCTGGCCTGGATGGCCGGCGGCGTCGTCGTCGTCGAGTTCCTGTTCCGCTACCCGGGGCTCGGCCAGGCCCTCATCGACGCGGTCAACTACCGCGACGTCCAGGTCGTGCAGGCGGTGACGATGATCGTCGCGGTGATCTACGTGGTCGTGAACCTGCTGGCCGACATCGTCGGCATCCTGGCCAACCCGAAGCTGCGCACCGGAGGTGCCTCGTGATGTCCCAGGCCACCACCCCCGACACCGAGCCGCGCACCGCGTCGGCCGCGCGCGGCGCCGCACCCGCCGTCCCGGATCGGCGCAACACCGTCGTCACCCGCTTCTGGGCCCAGCGCCAGGCGAAGGTCGGCGTGGTGCTCACCGCGCTCGTCGTCGCCACCGCGTTCCTGGGGCCGCTGCTGCTGCCCTGGGCGACCGGCTACACCGCGACCGACTTCGCCGCCCGCCCCTTCCAGGGCGCCGGGCTGTTCGGCACCGACAACCTCGGCCGCGACGTGCTCTCACGCTTCCTGGCCGGCGGCACCTCGCTGCTCCTCTTCGCGGTGATCGCCACCGCCGGCGGCCTGTTCCTCGGACTGCTGTTCGGGATGGTCGCCGCCTACACCGGCGGCCGGCTGGACTCGCTGATCATGCGCGCCAACGACGTGCTGCTGGCGATCCCGCAGCTGGTGTTCGCGCTGCTGGCCATCACGGTGCTGGGCCCGCAGGCCTGGGTGCTGGTGACCGTCATCGCCGTCACCCACGCCCCGCGCATCGCCCGCGTGACCCGCTCGGCCACCCTGGACGTCATCAACGAGGACTACATCCGCGCCGCGGAGATGTACGCGATGCCGCGGGCCCGGATCCTGTTCCGCGAGATCCTGCCCAACATCACCGGCCCGCTGACGGTGGAGGCCGGGCTGCGCCTGACCTACTCGATCGGCGCGATCGCCTCGCTGTCCTTCCTGGGCCTGGGCATGCAGCCGCCGGCGGCGGACTGGGGACTGATGATCAACGAGAACCGCATCGCCCTGGCTCTCCAGCCCTGGGGCGTGATGCTGCCGGTCTTCGCGATCGCCGTCCTGACCATCGGAACCAACCTGATCGCGGACTCGATCGCCCGGGCCTCCGCGAGCGCGAACGTAGGGGAGAAGTGATGTCGAGAGCACGCGGGACCGAGGTGACCCTCACGCCCACCGGCGCCCCGATGATCGAGGGCTCGGCCTGGCATGCCCAGGTCGCCGCCGGAGGGAACATCCTCGAGATCGACGATCTCCGGATCAGCACCACCGCCGACGGGCGCGACGTCATCAAGGGCGTCGACCTCCGGCTGCGCCAGGGCGAGATCCTGGCGCTGGTCGGAGAGTCCGGGTCCGGCAAGACGACCGTGGGGCTGGCGGCGCTGGGGCACTTCCGCCGCGGGCTGAGCCACACCGGCGGCACGGTCACGGTCCATCCCTCCCACGGCACCTCCCCTGCCGGGATGACGGACCTGGGGGAGGAGGCGCTGCGTCGCCTGCGCGGCTCGCGCGTCTCCTACATCCCGCAGGATCCGGCGCTGTCGCTGAACCCGTCCATCCGCGTCGGCGAACAGATCCGCGAGGTGCTCCAGATCCACGGCTTCGGGGCCGACGACGCCGAGCGGGATGCCCGCGTGCGCAGCGTGCTGCGCGAGGTCGGGCTGCCCGACGACGACGCCCACCAGCGGCGCTGGCCCCACCAGCTCTCCGGCGGCCAGCAGCAGCGCATCGGCATCGCGATGGCGTTCGCGATGTATCCCGACGTGCTGGTGCTCGACGAGCCCACTACCGGTCTGGACGTCTCCACGCAGGCGGTGGTGCTCGAGACCATCCGGGAGATGACGCTGACGAACAACGTCGCCGGCCTGTACATCACGCACGACCTGGCCGTCGTCGCCGAGATCGCGGACCGGGTGGCGGTCATGCTCCAGGGCGAGCTCGTCGAGGAGGGCGGGACGCAGGGGGTGCTCGGCAGCCCGCAGCACCGCTACACCAGGACGCTGCTGGCAGCGGTCCCTGACCTCGCCGGCACGAACCGCATCGGCGAGTTCGAGGCCCGCCGCCAGGCCGTCGAGGCGGCCGAGCAGGCCGAGGCCGCCGAGCTGGCCCAGCGCGAGAGTGCGGAGGCGGACCGCACCGCGGAGGACGTGCAGGCAGCAGCCGGCGCGGCCGACGGTCCCACCCGGCCCGAGGCGTCTGACGGTCCCGCCCTGCCCGAGGCGGCCGACGCCACCGCCCGGCCTGGCGCGGCCGACGGCCCTGGCCGGCGCGGCGCAGCCGCCGAGTCCGCTCCGGAGCCGAGCACCACGACGACCGGCTCCCTCCCCGCCCTCCGCCGCGCCGACGAGCCCGCCGGGCAGGACGCGGCCCCGGCCCTGACCGCCGGCGAGCCCTTGATCGAGGTGCGCGATCTGTCGCTGTCGTACGGAGACAAGCAGGTGCTCACCAGCGTCGACCTCACGCTGCGCACCTCGGAGTGCACGCTGCTGCTGGGGGAGTCCGGCTCGGGCAAGACCACGCTGTCGCGCGTGATCGCCGGGCTGCTGGATCACGGCACGGGACAGGTGCGCTACGACGGGGTGGATCTGGCGACCTCGACCCGGCAGCGCACCGTCGGCCAGCGCCAGGACATCCAGTACGTCTTCCAGTCCCCGTTCTCCTCCCTGAACCCCCGGCGCACGCTGGGCCAGTCGCTCGCGGTGCCGCTGGAGATGTCCGGTGAGCTGGGCGCGGCCGAGCGCCGGGAGCGGGTGCGCGAGGCGCTGGACGCCGTCCGCCTGGGCCGGTCGTTCTTCGAGCGCCGGCCAGGGGACCTCTCCGGGGGTGAGCGCCAGCGCGCGGCGATCGCCCGCGCTCTGGTGAACATGCCCCGCGTGCTCGTGTGCGACGAGATCACCTCGGCCCTGGATGTCTCGGTCCAGGCCAGCATCATCGACCTGCTCTCGCGTCTACGCGAGGAGCGGGGCCTGTCGATGCTCTTCGTCACCCACAACATCGCCCTGGCCCGGCACGTGGCCGAGCGCGTCGCGGTCCTCGACCACGGCGTGATCGTCGACGAGGGCCCCACCGACCAGGTGCTGACCGCACCGAGCCACGCCTACACCCAGGAGCTGCTGCAGAACGTCCCGACCCTCTAGGCCGGGACGGGGGCGAGCTCGACCGACCCGGTCACGGCCCGCCCCGCGCAGCGATCGACGCAGGGGAGATGCATTGCCGACATCGCACCACCTGACTACCGTTCAGTCCGTGACCGAAGAATCGCAAACGGGGGACGCCGACGGGGTCCGGGCCCGGGTCCGGACCTGCATCGCCGACTCCGGGCTCGCCCAGCGCGAGTTCGCGCGTCGCCTCGAGCTCGACGAGACCAAGCTGTCCAAGTCCCTGCGGGGGACCCGACGGTTCAGCCCGGCCGAACTGGTCCGGATCGCGACCGTCGGCGGCGTCACCGTCAACTGGCTGATCTCCGGCTCGGACTCCGCCAGCGGACCGGCCGCGGTGCCGGCGGCCGCCAGCCTGCCGCGCAAGATCCGCGAGACCCCGGAGCAGGTGCGCCGGCGCCAGGAGATCGTCGAATCCGGGTGGCGGCTGTTCGCCTCCCGCGGCCTGCACGGGGTGCGGATCTCCGAGATCGCCGCCGACTGCGGGGTCAGCACCGCCG from Brachybacterium sacelli includes the following:
- a CDS encoding ABC transporter substrate-binding protein, whose translation is MTTPNRAGATPDGGAAQGPGPGPGLTTRRGVLGGGLGLGLSAVLAACGDGAVPVQQVDLEGPPQQGGTVRVGFVGGGASDTLDGAIATNLGDIARAVNMYNTLLYFDDDYVLQPLLATSVTPNDDATVWTAELREDVSFCDGRPMTAEDVIASFERIIDPEDPKSGAAALGHLEEIVKTGEHTLEFRLSTSDTALDEELGQYTSIIVPADFTVEDPVGTGPFMLESFTAAQSTVLTRNPHYWGADGPYLDEISLLNFNDTDALINALLSNQVDAVAQIPPALTEVIASDERIRILNSETGMYLPFTMRVDKAPFDDERVRQAFRLAADREGMVEQVLSGKGTIGNDMFAVFDPAYPDQLPQRAQDIAEAKRLLAEAGYPDGLEVELATAPIQAGVVEAAQVFAEHAADAGITVTINRMDLTAYWTDYLGYDFSQSFWYTRNFLAQANAAVTPGAPFNETHWDDEEFNALVEQARAEVDEAARGELVLQAQQILYDRGGYLVWGFANQVDAYQGYLGGFVENRTGIPLSGFRLDRVWIGETK
- a CDS encoding ABC transporter permease encodes the protein MIAKLIVRRLAISLVILFAVSLLIFCATLLLPGDPARAILGQQATPERIAALHQQMHLDQPAWQRYFSWLGGLLTGDLGTSVASGQSVAELLRDRIGASVFLMVAAALISVPAGIALGVWSALRRGRAADTAITGVSLVLAALPEFVIGIALVAFFSTTVLTVLPAVTMSPPGSQVWDFPSQLILPTAVLVLVVTPYIARMMRATMLEVLDSGYVEMARLKGVPERRVILRHALPHAIGPVAQVVAIQLAWMAGGVVVVEFLFRYPGLGQALIDAVNYRDVQVVQAVTMIVAVIYVVVNLLADIVGILANPKLRTGGAS
- a CDS encoding ABC transporter permease — encoded protein: MSQATTPDTEPRTASAARGAAPAVPDRRNTVVTRFWAQRQAKVGVVLTALVVATAFLGPLLLPWATGYTATDFAARPFQGAGLFGTDNLGRDVLSRFLAGGTSLLLFAVIATAGGLFLGLLFGMVAAYTGGRLDSLIMRANDVLLAIPQLVFALLAITVLGPQAWVLVTVIAVTHAPRIARVTRSATLDVINEDYIRAAEMYAMPRARILFREILPNITGPLTVEAGLRLTYSIGAIASLSFLGLGMQPPAADWGLMINENRIALALQPWGVMLPVFAIAVLTIGTNLIADSIARASASANVGEK
- a CDS encoding ABC transporter ATP-binding protein encodes the protein MSRARGTEVTLTPTGAPMIEGSAWHAQVAAGGNILEIDDLRISTTADGRDVIKGVDLRLRQGEILALVGESGSGKTTVGLAALGHFRRGLSHTGGTVTVHPSHGTSPAGMTDLGEEALRRLRGSRVSYIPQDPALSLNPSIRVGEQIREVLQIHGFGADDAERDARVRSVLREVGLPDDDAHQRRWPHQLSGGQQQRIGIAMAFAMYPDVLVLDEPTTGLDVSTQAVVLETIREMTLTNNVAGLYITHDLAVVAEIADRVAVMLQGELVEEGGTQGVLGSPQHRYTRTLLAAVPDLAGTNRIGEFEARRQAVEAAEQAEAAELAQRESAEADRTAEDVQAAAGAADGPTRPEASDGPALPEAADATARPGAADGPGRRGAAAESAPEPSTTTTGSLPALRRADEPAGQDAAPALTAGEPLIEVRDLSLSYGDKQVLTSVDLTLRTSECTLLLGESGSGKTTLSRVIAGLLDHGTGQVRYDGVDLATSTRQRTVGQRQDIQYVFQSPFSSLNPRRTLGQSLAVPLEMSGELGAAERRERVREALDAVRLGRSFFERRPGDLSGGERQRAAIARALVNMPRVLVCDEITSALDVSVQASIIDLLSRLREERGLSMLFVTHNIALARHVAERVAVLDHGVIVDEGPTDQVLTAPSHAYTQELLQNVPTL